The DNA segment gaagttttCCTGGAGCAAGCATTGGACGAAGAGACATTGTTGTTTAGCTAGTTTTAGATTAGCtttgtatatagttttattagctccttgtatataaagtttaaaatttataattccttttaaatattgtaagtttatactttatattatagtttgatAACTGTTCCATCGTGATaactcttttatataatattatactatatttttagggtgttacatatattattctattttttatatattatttaattaaaaatatatttaattaaaaaatagatttagtTATAAATGCACTTAAAtcatgaatttaaatttttaatatttattttcaaataacttgattttttttaaattccaatattaattatatttgaaatttatttaaattattacaaatataaacttCAAATATCACCTTAACtatcttaattattaaatttttaatgttaaagcttttcaaaatttcggttttctaaaaaaattgtaaaacaaatacAGAATTTAGTTTTTCGAAAAACAAATTCCAACTTCCGTTGTAAAAGTCAGAATTcgataaacaatattatatcgTGATGAAGTGTTTTAATAAACTATGGCAACCTGACTCGTAGAATGTTTAGCAATTCGCATTCTGACGATGTGGGACTTCAAGGCAGCGATTGTTATTCAGGAGTAACACTGATATTATAACTAAAGCAGGAAAGGAAGAAACTGCAAACTGTGTGTAACTATGTATAACAATAACAAGCAAAAACTTTGGAAAACAAGATTACAGTAAACTATCTGTTCTAGCTGGGAGCCTCTTGAAGAAATTACTTGGTACTGAAGGCATCTTGCTCCTAAACCTTGGATGTCTCAAAAAGTACAAGCCTGTAACCAGAGCCACCACTCTGAATGGTGTTGCATAGAGAGTCACAGCAGCACAAAAGCTGAACACTACAAAGAGGCTGGTTGCTCTGGGGTCTCTCCAACTCAGTAGAGACTGAAACCTCTCCCCTTGTGTGGCTATGTCCCCAACAACTGTCTGAATCCTACCTGCCACAGTTCTAAGCCTGTCATACCTCATTCTCACAACATCTTGTGATCTTGAAGTTGGAAATGTGTCAAACTCTTCATCTAGTTCGTCAGGAAGAACAGCTTCGGCCCAGGAGAGTTTAGGATCCATTTGAGGAGGGTGTCTTGGCCGGAACCTGTAGTTCCACAGACCAATCAGGAACATGTATAGAAACACAGTTGGTAGGATCAATTCCGGGTACCATATCAGTATAAGGAAGAGAATGTGAACTAGGATTGATGTAACATGGTTCTTCCAGAGGCAAACATCACTGAACCACTTTCCCATTTTGATCATACCAGAGAAAAGTGACATGATTCGGAAGAAGTTAGCCTTGCTTCTTCTCATGCTCCACATATGGGAATCAACATCCAGCATGTACTCCACCACCTCCTTCCTGAGTGGGGGTTCGGCTCTGCCTAGCCTTTCAGCCACAATGTTCATTGCTTGGTACCTTAGGTTGTCTATTTGGTTGACTGTGAAAGGGTGCAAGTAATGAATCTTGGGAAGCAAAGGTTGGCCGTAGATATGAACTATGTTAGCCAGTGAGAGTGCTGTGAACCTCACTGCTAACTGAAGCTCTCCCATCTTCTTAACCCCATGTGGGTGTAGAACAAGAAGAGGGTGAGAATTGGTGTAAGTTCTATTAGCTTCAAGTGTTGATAGCCTTATTCTTACCTTTCCAATACGAGAATCCCTTCCTGTAGCTTTTTCTCCACCTAAATGGCAGTTGTCAAAAACTCCCAATGTTATCACAGTGCAAGGATCATAAACCTCCCATGTGTATTGCTCATTCCATTTAGGACTGAAAGTGTCAAGCAGTGTTCTGGTTCTGACCCATTTCTGACCATACTTGGCAACACAGTATGCATCAGTGCTGCCTCTGCCATCCCTCATCTTCATTGGGAGAAGCCCTTGAGCTCCTAAGATGCCTACTTCAAGTATCCCAATTGGTTGCTTCCATAGTTGTCTCGCTGTTGGCCTTTGATCACTGCTGTACAATGTGGACTCATCCAGAACATGGTATCCACCTTCAAGGCAAACTCTCATGTGAATCCTGCTTGAAAACTTGTGCTCATTTCTTCTATCACCTTCTAACATTCCAAAACCAAATTTCTCCAGACTGAACCAGCGGGAATGAACCGGCCTTTGGTCTAGCCGCTTCTCAAAGAGGTTCATTGGTAGGATTATCTTCCCAAGTACCTCATCTTTTGAAGGGTGCACACGATCCTCCACAGTGATTGTTAGTTGCTCCTCAAATGGCTCACAGGCTACAAAAATCAAATCTTCATTCCAAAATGGGGTGGTTGTTCTGGTGGGGCATATCTTGGTTGTTAGTAGTTGGCACCCCACTTGAGCTTTCACAAAAACCTCAGGTAGTCTGTTTCTGTCACCCGGTATCACATCTTGAGCTTCAATGACATTCACTCTGAGATACCACAGTTTTGGTGACATGTAAACCTTTGATCTGATGTTGAAAACACCCTCACCATAGACAGTGGCAGCATCAGAATGCCAAGCATCGGAGAAAGCCTCATCAGCTTGTGTTCCCATCCAAACTGCAAGCATAATGTCACCCCTCACCTTGCCTTCTTCGCGCCAGTCCTCAAGCCGATACCACTGAGGAGCTAGTGGACTATCTGGTGGAACTCTTGTTGGAACCTCATTGAGGTCAAAAACCACCCTTCCAATATACTCATCTCTCCCCATCATTGCTTTATCTTTCACGAAGACTTCTAAAACAGAAGACTGAATGCGGTCTTTGGAGAAAGCAAACACTTGGTTCCACTCCGGGTTCAATTTCCTATCAAAGTGCTTTGTTCTTCCCTTGTAGTTCCCCAGCTTCACTTCCACATAAGGATCACAGCTTGAGGTGATGGTGCTCGGAGGAAGATCTTTCGCCTTCACAACACGAACATACAGATAATACATCTGCTCAACAAGATCAAATGTACTACTGAATCTGTCACTACCACTCATCCACCCTCTTCTGCCATAAGCTCCCTCACTTGGCCACCTTTCTCCAAGACGTGCGTTGGTGTCATTGAGACTGTAGTTTTCATCATGGCTAGTAGGACTAATTTGGTGCGTGGTGAGTGGAGTATTCTGCGGTTGCCTCTCTACTAAAATTCTTGGCTGTTGTGGATTGGTTCCCATGAGATTGTAGGCTTCATCATGGCTCGCGTGGACTTGTGGATTAAAGGGTCCTCGTGGTCGTCTTTTAATTGAAATTCTTGGCTTCTGGTGGGTGTCATTGTGATTGTAGCCTTCACCGTGGCTTGGTTGGACTTGAGGATCAACCGAGTGCATTGTGAAAGGAGTACCTTGTGCTTGAGGTCGCCTCTTTACTGAAATCCTAGGCTGTGTATTGGTGTCACTGTGGTTATAGTTTTCATGATGACTAGATTGGACTTGAGGATCAACTGAATGCATGGCAGATGGAGTACCTGGTGGTCTTCTCTTTATTGAAATCGTCTGTGGCTGGAGAACTTGATGCTTGTCTAGTTGTTGAGTTGTCTCTGGCAcagcttctcttctttctttctttggaTCTGGATCGATACCAACGCCACCAGACCGAACTTGTGCACCAGAATATACTTCTGCTTCTTCTATACTTGATTTTGGGGTGTCAAATGTAGGAAGTTCTTCAATGGAATCAGCTTCTGAAGTTGTTCTGTCTGAAGGAGTAATAAGAGGAGGAGGAAGGGTAGTACTAGTTGTTGATTCTGGTGGTTGGAGTGGAGTAGAAGGTGGGAGTTTTTCTAGTTCTGAGGGGAAAACAGGAGAAAGAGGTTTTGGTTTGGAGTTTGTTGACTCTGATGCAATGTATATTTTGAGGCCAATCTCACCCTTAACAGGAGACAGAAACCATTTCTTTTCAAGTGGGAAAATCTGATACACTTCTTCACCTTCCTTGACAATGTTGGAGCAAGGAATTCTGACCCTTCCAAGGAAGTTTCTGCCTGGAGTGAGTCTCCTCTCGTTGTAGACTGATACTTCAATAGTTTGGCGATGGTAAGGTTTGGTTGCATCCAAATGGAAGAGTAGTTTTTGGTTCCAGGTTGGGTTGAGGTTCTTTGGCACAGTTCTGGTTCTACTAAGCTGGTTTTCAAAGTCTACTTCCACAAAGGGACTGGCTGATCCTTCACCATCTTTTGGCATAAGATCATGAGCATTAATAACCTCCACAACCAGTTTCATGTCCCTTTTCTTTCTAGCCTCACTCCACAAGAAGTTGCAGCTAGGTGGCTTGCCAAAGTAACAGGAAATTCGATTCTGAGCCTGAGAAGTTCTACTTATTAAGAATGCAAAAAGCCAAAAGAAAACAGCAGAGTTATGTTATGGTTCTCTCACTTTCCTGCTTCTCACAAGTTCTTGCTTCACTTTTGGTTAAGCAAGGAATAATTTCACTGAGAAGCTGCATGAGAAAGCAGAAAAGAATGAGAAAGCTTCAGATTGATCTAACTTAAAGCTAGGATCATTCTTCTGGTCTGAAGGTTCTTGTAATTCTATGCTAGTTCTTCAACAACATAATCACTACTTCAAGTCATTCTTGCAAATTTTATTACACAGATATTTGTGTGTGTACTGTCAGAATGGATTGGTGAATtgcatgaaaatttttaaaatgaaaggaataaatatataaaatatgaatactAAAAGGGttcatttctttttgttgtatttgtaatgagagaagaaggaaaattagTATGATTCTTAACTTACTGATAAAGCAAAAGATGATTCTGAAGTTTGTGTCTCTGAATGTGTTTAGTTACATGATGAAGTTGAATGGCCTAAAGGGACTAGTCTAATGAAAGCAATTGCATGGTTAGTGTGTGTGGATAATTGCTTTCTTGGATGTGCAGCAATGTCTAAgtgaaaaaaaagtgaagaaaagtaGCAGGAAAGGCATAGCTGAAGCTGCAAGAAAGCAAAGGTAGATCACTATGATACTTTTCTTGTGCTTCATTCTCCTCCTCTTTTTAAAAGATTGACAACTATgaattataagattataaattatgattgtgttTGAGGAGTATTCAAAATTAAGAATACATTTTTAGCACActttttttcattgtttctaataagtatttaatatttgttttttcaattttttatttaatgtgcttttaatatttattaaaaaaattaaaatacactctcttttattacaaaaatctactcttttaataaatgtttgaaaaaaataaaaaaatattaaataattaatataaatactataacattattaaatattttcatacgTTAATTTTTAGACATGATTatgaaaaatactataattttagataaataaatatatttctattattagttaaactaattattttaacactGATGAACTAATTATAATCTCTCACATACATTTGTATCCATATAAAGgtgattcttatttttttttcatattttttctttaactaaccgttattttaaattaaaaaactacttttctatttttattaatcttaatttcaagttaattattttataaattaaaataattattttataagaaaaaatacaatttttttttttaacttttatacttattttagtaaaattattttatactttaataattttttattaggatATATCCGCAGCCAAACACTTGTAAGAAAGGCGggacataattaatttaattgcattattataaagattatttattctatattaaactataaaaactaaactattgTTAGGgataactaaattatatcattttatggttctgtttaaaaaaattaaacttttataattacaGTGTAGTTAACTGTATAAACTATCTTTTCTATGTTTATCTTGCTTTGTGATGAAgtcttttcatatattttttttctttcaatcatcGATTCACTATGGTTAGAAAATTTTTTCATCGATAGACGTTCTATTCTtgtaatttagatttaattttctcatattaaacttataagtttttatttctgatttatttttagCATCTTATCttaattagaaattttttattttgttaatttttgtattaattagtTGCTCTTAAATTTAGACAAtccaaaacataattaaattgtgTCTCATTTTTACTCAATTCTTCATGAGATAACATAAACTGACAATGGTTCAGTTTAtagtgtttaaaatatttaactgtTGGATCACAGATAATGCTGGTTGTGACAAATTATCTGTATTCACaaataaattatctaatttataataaatgatttctgttaaatataaaattattttaacaaattacatGTGAAAATTTGTATTATGCACATAACATAtgatagaaataatattttatataatctgTATAtagtctaaaaatatataatttatcttaaagacaaaaatataacaaaatttaaaactcaaaataaaaaaaaaaagatcttgatattttaacactcttcatttgatactattttgacaATGCCACGTGTCGGCttgggtgttttttttttaaatttcaaaaaagtgATGTCATTTAATATGAAAtggtttgaaaattttgtttccGAGTTTGCCCTTGGCCAGATTCATTGCATATAAAAGTTCTCTTTCTTCCCTGTTTCATCAGTTGTGGAGTTTCTCTGAGAGGTTCGTTCTCTTCCCTTACAGTCATCCCAAATCGTTTTCGGCTTCGTTTTTATGATCTGACTGTCGTTGGTCTTTGTGGTTGCCCTCTTTGCCTTCATTATCGGGGTGGGTGTTGCGGTTATTGCATCTTTTGGTTGTTGGTGTGTTCGTGTTGCGAAATGACGACTTCTTCGACCCGGGTAAGCGCGTTAATCTTTGGTTGGTTTGTGGTGTTTAGTGCTTGGTATTTGGAGTTTGggttttgtatgttttttttatttagggttttgaagttttggtttttggaatttatatgcagttgacggttcgtcacTCGGTTTCCACAAAGTTCATATGTAGTGATTTTAAGGATGAACCAagacaaaaaatgaaagatgacaaGGCATCAGCAAAGAAGCTACTTAAGAGAAAACGCAAAGAGAGTTTTATGCAAACTCTACACCAGCAACAAAGTTTAGTTGCAGAACTTAAAAGGAGGGTTCTTTTGTTGGAGGAAGAGGTGGCATTTGAGAAAGCTAGACGAAGACGACCAGAGGATGGTGGACAAAGTGTGCCTCGTGAAGAACCGTCTATCTCCCCGAGAGTGTTCTCCCCGGGTGGTATTACTCCTCCAACGAAGACATATGTCAGGATGGGGTTGCGAAGGCGTTACAAGAGTAGAGCACTTCGGACTCCTTATGTTGGATTGCTTAGGATAAAGAATGActgatatttgtaaattttattttagatattgtaATATGCAGATTATGTAGCATGAACAAANNTTTTGTAATTTGGTTAGTTTTTTGTTGAATGTTAGAAACATGGAAGTTGCCTTTATTAAGATATCTTTATTGTAAATGGTATatgatgttttgtttgaattgttaatgAACAAACTTTAATGGAtttgaatgatgaatgaaaCAATGATTTTTGACATAGGTAAGAAATGTGTATTTTGACATATGGAGAAACTAATGCAGCCAAAAAagctgttgtaatcgtttacaagacactggtaaacgattacgcgaacTGATTCTgtgttttggacacaaagttgacCACAGGGAGCCAATTTTTTGTTAACAGAGGACCACGTGTTTACTGTCTGAGGTACAACACACTTAGaacttattttatatgatttattggTGAGAGAAAGATGCTCAAATGAGTGGTTTACTCTTCGTTGGGTATTGAAGGACTTAATTTCATGTAATTAAAAAGTGGTGCAGCCAAACAagctgttgtaatcgtttacaagacaCCGGTAAACGATTACGNNNNNNNNNNNNNNNNNNNNNNNNNNNNNNNNNNNNNNNNNNNNNNNNNNAATGAGTGGTTTACTCTTGGTTGGGTATTGAAGGACTTAATTTCATGTAATTAAAAAGTGGTGCAGCCAAACAAgttgttgtaatcgtttacaagacaccggtaaacgattacgcgaacTGATTCCgtgttttggacacaaagttgacCATAGGGAGCCAAGTTTTTGTTCACAGAGGACCACGTGTTTACTGTCTGAGGTACAACACACTTAGAActtatttgatatgatttattgGTGTGAGAGATGCTCAAATGAGTGGTTTACTCTTGGTTGGGTACAACACTCTTGATTTATTACAGATTAGATTTAAAAAACTACATTCTTGCACTTACCTGAAATCCAAAAAAACACCACCAACGAAATACTACGCAATGGTCCGTCAACGACAACGACACACCAACCTTTCGCGAGATTCACACAACCATCCACACCACTACAGTGATGGTCCGACCCACACGGCGGCAGTGACGATgagagaaagataaaacccaACACCGAACACGACAGAAacgagagaaggagaaaacccAGGACCGAAAATGACAGAAacgagagaaggagaaaacccAGGACCGAAAATGACAAAAacgagagaaggagaaaacccAACACCAGATTGGATGGATAGATGATGCGAGACAAACCTAAGAACGAAATAGATGATGCGATACCGAAAGAGCAAGTGAAAGTGAACGAAAGAGATGATGAGTGAaccaaagagaaagagaaaccaTGAAAATGAAGAGCGCCAAATGAAATTTGCCATCTTCAAACACCCTGATATTCCGATTATGCCCCTACCTCAATATcagaaaatgatttattttttcaaaaaccaggACCAATCAAAAAATGCCATGTGGCCGttgtcaaaatagtgttaaaatggAGTGTCAAcgtatcattttccaaaaaaaaattgctcTAAAAACTGTGTAACGGGGAAAAAGTTTGGTAAAATTGACTTACACTTCCTTAGTTAATAATTAGTATaagttagtttttaaaaacggaAGTCTTAAATAATACCGTTTATAtgtattgtcaaaaaagagttgttaaagagactttttccataATATTAGTacagttttttttatagtttattaaaaatatacttatgaTTTTACTCGAACCTTCTTCGTCAAATCTTTCCATTTAGGATTTATCTAGGGTTTATTTACCCCAGTTCTTAAAACCTTTTTGATTGGCCTTTGTAGTTTCCCGATCTTATTACCCAAATGGTTCGCTCTCATGGCGTCACTCTCGTTAATCGCCTTTCTCTCCGATCTTTCCGTGGTGCCAACAATTCTGTACGCATCTTTTCGACTTCTTTTTCAGGGTGCTTCAATGAAATATGGTTTTCCAATTGTGCTGCAAATTCTCATTTGCAGGTTTATCAATCAGTGTTCCAAAGGGGTTATAGGACACTGAACTCTGGGCTTTTCCATCCATCGAGAGTTACTGGTAGTTTTACGTCTAATGGTGTGTGTTAAATTAATCCTTTTATTCTCTTTCGCTTTTCATTGTATTATTGTTTGGGAAACTAAGCAATTTGtcaatttttgtttagtttaaaaatttctttttgggTTATGTTATTTGGTTCTaaggttattttattttatgtaagtTCATAAATTGCTGAATGAATTGAATATAGGCCCATATCTTGTTTTCTTGCAATGTCGAATCTAATTTAAGTGTTACATGCTTTTGAATTGTTGTTTATGCTCACCTGCTCCTCTTTATCCATTTGCAATTGGAGGTGGCTTTAATTTGAAGAAATGGTTACTATTGGGGGCTGCAAATAAATATTGGGAGGCATCTAGATTAATTCATGGCTCaggtataaattttaaaattctgcATCATatactttgacttgatttttgcTATTAACGGAATCAGGAGGAGTTTCAAGTTCGT comes from the Vigna radiata var. radiata cultivar VC1973A chromosome 2, Vradiata_ver6, whole genome shotgun sequence genome and includes:
- the LOC106755691 gene encoding FT-interacting protein 1 isoform X1; its protein translation is MKLVVEVINAHDLMPKDGEGSASPFVEVDFENQLSRTRTVPKNLNPTWNQKLLFHLDATKPYHRQTIEVSVYNERRLTPGRNFLGRVRIPCSNIVKEGEEVYQIFPLEKKWFLSPVKGEIGLKIYIASESTNSKPKPLSPVFPSELEKLPPSTPLQPPESTTSTTLPPPLITPSDRTTSEADSIEELPTFDTPKSSIEEAEVYSGAQVRSGGVGIDPDPKKERREAVPETTQQLDKHQVLQPQTISIKRRPPGTPSAMHSVDPQVQSSHHENYNHSDTNTQPRISVKRRPQAQGTPFTMHSVDPQVQPSHGEGYNHNDTHQKPRISIKRRPRGPFNPQVHASHDEAYNLMGTNPQQPRILVERQPQNTPLTTHQISPTSHDENYSLNDTNARLGERWPSEGAYGRRGWMSGSDRFSSTFDLVEQMYYLYVRVVKAKDLPPSTITSSCDPYVEVKLGNYKGRTKHFDRKLNPEWNQVFAFSKDRIQSSVLEVFVKDKAMMGRDEYIGRVVFDLNEVPTRVPPDSPLAPQWYRLEDWREEGKVRGDIMLAVWMGTQADEAFSDAWHSDAATVYGEGVFNIRSKVYMSPKLWYLRVNVIEAQDVIPGDRNRLPEVFVKAQVGCQLLTTKICPTRTTTPFWNEDLIFVACEPFEEQLTITVEDRVHPSKDEVLGKIILPMNLFEKRLDQRPVHSRWFSLEKFGFGMLEGDRRNEHKFSSRIHMRVCLEGGYHVLDESTLYSSDQRPTARQLWKQPIGILEVGILGAQGLLPMKMRDGRGSTDAYCVAKYGQKWVRTRTLLDTFSPKWNEQYTWEVYDPCTVITLGVFDNCHLGGEKATGRDSRIGKVRIRLSTLEANRTYTNSHPLLVLHPHGVKKMGELQLAVRFTALSLANIVHIYGQPLLPKIHYLHPFTVNQIDNLRYQAMNIVAERLGRAEPPLRKEVVEYMLDVDSHMWSMRRSKANFFRIMSLFSGMIKMGKWFSDVCLWKNHVTSILVHILFLILIWYPELILPTVFLYMFLIGLWNYRFRPRHPPQMDPKLSWAEAVLPDELDEEFDTFPTSRSQDVVRMRYDRLRTVAGRIQTVVGDIATQGERFQSLLSWRDPRATSLFVVFSFCAAVTLYATPFRVVALVTGLYFLRHPRFRSKMPSVPSNFFKRLPARTDSLL
- the LOC106755691 gene encoding FT-interacting protein 1 isoform X2, coding for MHSVDPQVQPSHGEGYNHNDTHQKPRISIKRRPRGPFNPQVHASHDEAYNLMGTNPQQPRILVERQPQNTPLTTHQISPTSHDENYSLNDTNARLGERWPSEGAYGRRGWMSGSDRFSSTFDLVEQMYYLYVRVVKAKDLPPSTITSSCDPYVEVKLGNYKGRTKHFDRKLNPEWNQVFAFSKDRIQSSVLEVFVKDKAMMGRDEYIGRVVFDLNEVPTRVPPDSPLAPQWYRLEDWREEGKVRGDIMLAVWMGTQADEAFSDAWHSDAATVYGEGVFNIRSKVYMSPKLWYLRVNVIEAQDVIPGDRNRLPEVFVKAQVGCQLLTTKICPTRTTTPFWNEDLIFVACEPFEEQLTITVEDRVHPSKDEVLGKIILPMNLFEKRLDQRPVHSRWFSLEKFGFGMLEGDRRNEHKFSSRIHMRVCLEGGYHVLDESTLYSSDQRPTARQLWKQPIGILEVGILGAQGLLPMKMRDGRGSTDAYCVAKYGQKWVRTRTLLDTFSPKWNEQYTWEVYDPCTVITLGVFDNCHLGGEKATGRDSRIGKVRIRLSTLEANRTYTNSHPLLVLHPHGVKKMGELQLAVRFTALSLANIVHIYGQPLLPKIHYLHPFTVNQIDNLRYQAMNIVAERLGRAEPPLRKEVVEYMLDVDSHMWSMRRSKANFFRIMSLFSGMIKMGKWFSDVCLWKNHVTSILVHILFLILIWYPELILPTVFLYMFLIGLWNYRFRPRHPPQMDPKLSWAEAVLPDELDEEFDTFPTSRSQDVVRMRYDRLRTVAGRIQTVVGDIATQGERFQSLLSWRDPRATSLFVVFSFCAAVTLYATPFRVVALVTGLYFLRHPRFRSKMPSVPSNFFKRLPARTDSLL